One stretch of Streptomyces sp. NBC_01142 DNA includes these proteins:
- a CDS encoding SDR family NAD(P)-dependent oxidoreductase produces MRRFEGYGVLITGGARGIGEATARRLASEGARVLVADVDEARAAKTAGSIEGADSFGCDVSDRTAVEAAVAYAVERFGALDVLVNNAHSCSPDTPLLEDQPDESWHRDLDITLTGAFRCARAALPHLAATGRGAIVNIGSVNGEQDFGNHAYSAAKAGLASLTRTLAGDAAPRGVRVNQINPGTVRTPTWSGREARIAQLDGVYPLGRVGEPEDIAAAVAFLASRDAAWITGTTLRVDGGLLAVNTAVGRILSEG; encoded by the coding sequence ATGAGGCGATTCGAGGGGTACGGCGTACTGATCACGGGCGGGGCACGCGGCATCGGCGAGGCGACCGCCCGCCGGCTCGCCTCCGAAGGGGCCCGCGTCCTGGTCGCCGACGTGGACGAGGCACGCGCCGCGAAGACGGCCGGGTCGATCGAGGGAGCCGACTCCTTCGGCTGCGACGTGAGCGACCGTACGGCGGTCGAGGCGGCCGTCGCGTACGCCGTCGAACGCTTCGGCGCCCTGGACGTTCTGGTCAACAACGCACACTCGTGCAGCCCCGACACCCCGCTGCTCGAGGACCAGCCCGACGAGTCCTGGCACCGGGACCTGGACATCACGCTGACCGGCGCCTTCCGCTGTGCCCGCGCCGCACTGCCCCACCTGGCCGCCACCGGCCGCGGCGCGATCGTCAACATCGGCTCCGTCAACGGCGAGCAGGACTTCGGCAACCACGCCTACAGCGCGGCCAAGGCGGGCCTGGCGTCCCTGACCCGCACGCTGGCGGGCGACGCGGCCCCGCGCGGGGTCCGCGTCAACCAGATCAACCCCGGTACGGTCCGGACGCCCACGTGGTCGGGCCGCGAGGCACGCATCGCCCAGCTCGACGGGGTCTACCCGCTGGGCCGGGTCGGTGAGCCGGAGGACATCGCGGCGGCGGTGGCCTTCCTGGCCTCGCGCGACGCGGCGTGGATCACGGGCACGACGCTGCGGGTGGACGGCGGACTGCTCGCGGTGAACACGGCGGTCGGCCGGATTCTGTCGGAGGGGTGA
- a CDS encoding NUDIX hydrolase: protein MQWKIHGERPIYENPWVNVWLTDVEQPDGRRWEYHVVKLRHLAVAAVINDRQEILMMWRHRFITDAWAWELPMGLVEVGETPAEAAAREVLEETGWRPGSMKPLIYAEPANGITDSQHHLFRADGAAYVGPPTEKNESDRIEWIPLADIRGMIDRREIVSSGSLVGLLYVLMDEGIR, encoded by the coding sequence ATGCAGTGGAAGATCCACGGGGAACGTCCGATCTACGAAAACCCATGGGTCAACGTGTGGTTGACCGATGTGGAGCAGCCGGACGGACGCCGGTGGGAGTACCACGTCGTCAAGCTTCGCCACCTGGCCGTGGCTGCTGTGATCAACGACCGGCAAGAGATCCTGATGATGTGGCGCCACCGCTTCATCACGGACGCATGGGCTTGGGAACTGCCCATGGGCCTTGTCGAGGTTGGGGAGACTCCCGCTGAGGCTGCCGCGCGTGAAGTACTGGAAGAGACGGGCTGGCGACCGGGGTCGATGAAGCCGCTGATCTACGCGGAACCGGCGAACGGGATCACGGACTCACAGCACCATCTGTTCCGCGCCGACGGGGCCGCATACGTCGGTCCGCCAACCGAGAAGAACGAGTCCGACCGCATCGAGTGGATCCCGTTGGCGGACATCCGGGGCATGATCGACCGCCGCGAGATCGTCAGCAGTGGATCCCTCGTTGGTCTCTTGTACGTGCTCATGGATGAGGGGATCCGCTGA
- a CDS encoding penicillin-binding transpeptidase domain-containing protein: MRSGAKVAVVGGIFLVVASGVGYGGYNLYNGMTGGNGGGDGTDAKTASAPRKTGPPSADEIDKTAEDFLTAWAGGNAPEAAQLTNNAVDAGPLLAGYRDRAHVSKAVITPGRAVGAKVPFTVSATVTYEGQSKPWSYASELTVVRGLTTGKALVDWAPTVVHPKLTKGAALTTEKASAPPIKAVDRNGVELTKEKYPSLGPVLDVLRKKYGKDAGGTPGIELAITSADEAAHDQTLLALTKGKEGRLPTTLDAGVQAAAEQAVKKYGQASVVAVRPSTGEIRAIANSPAGGFNTAVQGAQAPGSTMKIVTTAMMMDNGLVSGPGSAVECPATVTWDGVPFHNLKNFDIPGGTLRDSFSRSCNTAFIKAIKPLTARGIAGTALGDTARKYFGIGLDWQTGITTVDGSVPQSTGSETAASYIGQGRITMNALTMASVAATAKNGAFKQPVIVSRTLDDRELAVARPLPGNIAQALREMMRTTATSGTGASAMSVVGGEKGAKTGSAEVDGQGKSNSWFTGYADDLAAAAVVQSGGHGSDAAGPVVAQVLRAR, from the coding sequence ATGCGCAGTGGAGCGAAGGTTGCCGTCGTCGGCGGCATATTTCTCGTGGTCGCCAGTGGCGTGGGCTACGGCGGCTACAACCTGTACAACGGGATGACCGGCGGGAACGGCGGAGGCGACGGCACCGACGCCAAGACCGCCTCCGCGCCGAGGAAGACCGGACCGCCCAGTGCGGACGAGATCGACAAGACCGCCGAGGACTTCCTGACCGCGTGGGCAGGGGGCAACGCACCCGAAGCCGCGCAGCTGACCAACAACGCCGTCGACGCCGGGCCCCTGCTGGCCGGCTACCGCGACCGGGCCCATGTCTCCAAGGCCGTGATCACGCCGGGCAGGGCGGTCGGCGCGAAGGTGCCGTTCACGGTCAGCGCGACGGTGACGTACGAAGGGCAGAGCAAGCCCTGGTCGTACGCCTCCGAGCTGACCGTGGTGCGCGGGCTGACCACCGGCAAGGCGCTCGTCGACTGGGCGCCGACCGTGGTCCACCCGAAGCTGACCAAGGGCGCCGCCCTCACCACGGAGAAGGCCTCGGCCCCGCCGATCAAGGCGGTCGACCGCAATGGCGTCGAGCTGACGAAGGAGAAGTACCCGTCGCTCGGGCCGGTCCTGGACGTGCTGCGCAAGAAGTACGGCAAGGACGCGGGCGGGACACCCGGCATCGAGCTGGCGATCACGTCCGCGGACGAAGCCGCGCACGACCAGACCCTGCTGGCCCTGACCAAGGGCAAGGAGGGCAGGCTGCCGACCACGCTGGACGCGGGCGTACAGGCTGCCGCCGAGCAGGCGGTGAAGAAGTACGGACAGGCGTCGGTCGTCGCGGTCAGGCCCAGCACGGGAGAGATCCGCGCGATCGCCAACAGCCCGGCGGGCGGCTTCAACACGGCGGTGCAGGGGGCGCAGGCTCCCGGCTCGACGATGAAGATCGTGACGACGGCGATGATGATGGACAACGGGCTGGTGAGCGGCCCCGGCTCGGCGGTGGAGTGCCCCGCGACCGTCACGTGGGACGGCGTGCCCTTCCACAACCTCAAGAACTTCGACATCCCGGGCGGCACCCTCAGGGACAGCTTCAGCCGCTCGTGCAACACCGCCTTCATCAAGGCGATCAAGCCGCTCACCGCACGCGGGATCGCCGGTACCGCGCTGGGCGACACCGCCCGGAAGTACTTCGGTATCGGGCTCGACTGGCAGACGGGCATCACCACCGTCGACGGCAGTGTGCCGCAGTCGACGGGATCGGAGACCGCCGCGTCGTACATCGGCCAGGGCAGGATCACGATGAACGCGCTCACGATGGCGTCCGTCGCCGCCACCGCGAAGAACGGGGCCTTCAAGCAGCCGGTGATCGTCTCGAGGACCCTCGACGACCGTGAACTGGCCGTGGCGCGGCCGCTTCCCGGCAACATCGCCCAGGCCCTGCGCGAGATGATGAGGACCACCGCGACCAGCGGCACCGGCGCGAGCGCCATGTCCGTGGTCGGTGGCGAGAAGGGCGCCAAGACCGGATCGGCCGAGGTCGACGGGCAGGGCAAGTCCAACAGCTGGTTCACCGGATACGCCGACGACCTGGCAGCGGCCGCGGTCGTGCAGTCCGGCGGGCACGGCAGTGACGCGGCGGGCCCGGTGGTCGCCCAGGTGCTGCGCGCCCGCTGA
- a CDS encoding energy-coupling factor ABC transporter ATP-binding protein, whose amino-acid sequence MTTAPSLEVKGLAYAYPDGHQALFGVDLTVGRGDRVALLGPNGAGKTTLVLHLNGILAAGAGSVSVAGLPVARQNLAEIRRQVGIVFQDPDDQLFMPTVREDVAFGPAASGLRGAELEARVRKALERVGMAEFADRPPHHLSFGQRRRVAVATVLAMEPEILVLDEPSSNLDPASRRELADILRSLDVTVLMVTHDLPYALELCPRAVILSDGVIAADGRTRDLLSDEELMRAHRLELPFGFNPRAAV is encoded by the coding sequence ATGACCACCGCTCCTTCTCTCGAGGTCAAGGGCCTGGCCTACGCCTACCCCGACGGCCACCAGGCTCTCTTCGGCGTCGATCTGACGGTCGGGCGCGGCGATCGGGTCGCCCTGCTCGGCCCCAACGGCGCCGGCAAGACCACGCTCGTTCTGCACCTCAACGGCATCCTGGCCGCCGGCGCGGGCTCCGTGTCGGTCGCGGGACTGCCGGTCGCCCGGCAGAACCTCGCCGAGATCCGCCGCCAGGTCGGCATCGTCTTCCAGGACCCGGACGACCAGCTGTTCATGCCGACGGTCCGGGAGGACGTGGCCTTCGGCCCGGCGGCGTCGGGCCTGCGCGGCGCGGAGCTCGAGGCACGCGTCCGCAAGGCGCTGGAACGGGTCGGCATGGCGGAGTTCGCGGACCGGCCGCCGCACCATCTCTCCTTCGGCCAGCGCCGCCGCGTCGCGGTCGCCACCGTGCTCGCGATGGAGCCGGAGATCCTGGTACTCGACGAGCCCTCGTCCAACCTCGACCCGGCCTCACGGCGTGAACTGGCCGACATCCTGAGGTCGTTGGACGTCACCGTACTGATGGTCACGCACGACCTCCCCTACGCACTGGAGCTGTGCCCGCGTGCGGTGATCCTCAGCGACGGCGTGATCGCGGCGGACGGGCGTACGCGGGATCTGCTGAGCGACGAGGAGCTGATGCGGGCGCACCGCCTGGAACTTCCCTTCGGGTTCAACCCGCGGGCCGCGGTCTGA
- a CDS encoding DMT family transporter, which yields MTLLVATAVLIAAVTHASWNALAHTIEDQRIAFTLIGGGAAAIGGVIACFSPLPAGGAWPYLIVSALLHVGYQLLLMRSFSLGDFGQMYPIARGTAPLLVTVLAALFVGETLNGWQLAGVVLASTGLVGVALWGIRGSGTRPHWPALLAALATGVSIAAYTVVDGVGVRASGTAIGYIAWLMILEGLLIPAYTLYVHRGDLPALLRPHAARGLLGAALSMGAYGLVLWAQTRAPLAPVAALRESSIIVGAAIGAVFFKERFGAPRIAAAGLMVVGIGLMLRAS from the coding sequence GTGACGCTCCTGGTCGCCACGGCGGTCCTGATCGCCGCGGTGACACACGCCAGTTGGAACGCCCTCGCGCACACCATCGAGGACCAGCGGATCGCGTTCACCCTCATCGGCGGCGGAGCGGCGGCCATCGGGGGTGTCATCGCCTGTTTCAGCCCGCTGCCGGCAGGCGGGGCCTGGCCGTATCTGATCGTCTCCGCGCTGCTGCACGTCGGCTACCAGCTGCTGCTGATGCGGTCGTTCAGCCTCGGCGACTTCGGCCAGATGTACCCGATCGCCCGCGGCACCGCACCACTGCTGGTGACCGTGCTCGCCGCGCTCTTCGTCGGCGAGACGCTCAACGGCTGGCAACTGGCGGGCGTGGTGCTCGCGTCCACGGGCCTGGTCGGGGTGGCCCTGTGGGGCATCAGAGGCTCCGGCACCCGGCCGCACTGGCCCGCCCTGCTGGCCGCGCTGGCGACCGGCGTGTCCATCGCCGCGTACACGGTCGTGGACGGTGTCGGCGTACGCGCGTCGGGGACCGCGATCGGCTACATCGCCTGGCTGATGATCCTTGAGGGGCTGCTCATCCCCGCGTACACGCTGTACGTGCACCGGGGCGACCTGCCGGCCCTGCTGCGGCCGCACGCGGCCCGTGGGCTGCTCGGCGCCGCACTGTCGATGGGCGCGTACGGGCTGGTGCTGTGGGCGCAGACCCGGGCGCCGCTGGCACCGGTCGCGGCACTGCGCGAGTCGTCGATCATCGTGGGCGCGGCGATAGGGGCGGTCTTCTTCAAGGAACGGTTCGGGGCACCGAGGATCGCGGCGGCCGGGCTGATGGTGGTGGGCATCGGCCTGATGCTCCGGGCGAGCTAA
- a CDS encoding serine hydrolase domain-containing protein yields the protein MSGRAGTVDVRGTVAEGFEAVEDAFVRNFEQRGERGAAVAVYRDGRKVVDLWAGTRDVDGHEPWAVDTAQTVRSATKGIAAAVVLLLHQRGQIDLDAPVGTYWPEFKAAGKERVLVRQLLSHRAGLPVLDRPLTPAEAQDGVSGPAALAAQRPEWQPGTDHGYHAQTYSWLIGELVRRVTGRTIGRWTAEEIARPLGLDFWIGLPEDEIRRIGRIGPVDEPAAADGGGLKLRPKRAVSEAYRDPGSLTRRAFGAIDPLPDENDPAYRAAELPASNGISTARALARFYASTIGEVDGGPRLFAPATLTLARTEESAGPDRVLVVPTRFGLGYMLHGPASPLLGPGSFGHPGRGGSLGFADPESGIALGYATNGMRKGVTADPRAQALIRAVRSAL from the coding sequence ATGAGCGGGAGAGCAGGCACAGTGGACGTCCGGGGCACAGTGGCGGAAGGTTTCGAGGCGGTCGAGGACGCCTTCGTACGCAACTTCGAACAGCGCGGCGAGCGCGGCGCGGCCGTCGCCGTCTACCGGGACGGGCGCAAGGTCGTCGACCTGTGGGCCGGTACCCGCGACGTGGACGGTCACGAGCCCTGGGCCGTGGACACCGCGCAGACCGTCCGCTCCGCGACCAAGGGCATCGCCGCTGCCGTGGTGCTCCTGCTCCACCAGCGCGGCCAGATCGACCTGGACGCCCCCGTCGGCACGTACTGGCCGGAGTTCAAGGCGGCCGGCAAGGAACGGGTGCTCGTACGACAGCTGCTGTCGCACCGCGCCGGGCTGCCGGTCCTGGACCGCCCGCTCACCCCGGCCGAGGCACAGGACGGTGTGAGCGGCCCCGCCGCGCTCGCCGCGCAGCGCCCCGAGTGGCAGCCCGGTACCGACCACGGCTACCACGCGCAGACGTACAGCTGGCTGATCGGCGAACTCGTACGCCGCGTCACCGGCCGCACCATCGGCCGCTGGACCGCCGAGGAGATCGCCCGCCCGCTCGGCCTGGACTTCTGGATCGGGCTGCCCGAGGACGAAATCCGGCGGATCGGCAGGATCGGCCCGGTCGACGAGCCGGCCGCGGCGGACGGGGGCGGCCTCAAGCTGCGCCCCAAGCGCGCCGTCTCCGAGGCCTACCGCGACCCCGGCTCCCTCACCCGCCGGGCGTTCGGGGCGATCGATCCGCTGCCCGACGAGAACGACCCCGCCTACCGCGCCGCCGAACTCCCCGCGTCCAACGGCATCTCCACCGCCCGCGCGCTGGCCCGCTTCTACGCCTCGACGATCGGCGAGGTCGACGGCGGACCGCGTCTCTTCGCCCCGGCGACGCTCACCCTCGCCCGCACCGAGGAGTCCGCGGGCCCCGACCGCGTCCTGGTCGTGCCCACCCGTTTCGGCCTCGGCTACATGCTGCACGGCCCCGCCTCCCCGCTCCTCGGCCCCGGCTCCTTCGGTCACCCGGGCCGCGGTGGCTCGCTCGGCTTCGCCGACCCGGAGTCGGGTATCGCGCTCGGCTACGCAACCAACGGCATGCGCAAGGGAGTTACGGCCGATCCGCGTGCCCAGGCACTGATCAGGGCGGTACGGTCGGCTCTATGA
- a CDS encoding YbaK/EbsC family protein — protein MSTQDTDAHPRFAEALRELGLQVPVRRFPDATRTAAEAAAAIGCDVSEIVKSLVFEAWWSPRAGGSGGRAPVLVLMDGSSRVDLERVREELGAEKVERADAGLVRETTGYAIGGVPPFGHATRTRVLADRGLLDHEVVWAAAGTPHTVFPLDPTSLIAHAGGTLVDVRERTA, from the coding sequence ATGAGCACTCAGGACACCGACGCCCATCCCCGTTTCGCCGAGGCGCTGCGCGAGCTCGGACTCCAGGTCCCGGTCCGCCGCTTCCCCGACGCCACCCGCACCGCGGCCGAGGCGGCCGCCGCGATCGGCTGCGACGTCAGCGAGATCGTCAAGTCTCTGGTCTTCGAGGCATGGTGGTCCCCCCGGGCCGGCGGCTCCGGGGGAAGGGCGCCGGTGCTGGTGCTGATGGACGGCTCGTCGCGGGTGGACCTCGAGCGGGTACGGGAGGAGCTCGGCGCCGAGAAGGTCGAGCGCGCCGACGCCGGCCTGGTCCGCGAGACCACCGGTTACGCGATCGGCGGTGTACCGCCCTTCGGGCACGCCACCAGGACCCGCGTCCTGGCGGACCGCGGTCTGCTCGACCACGAGGTGGTGTGGGCGGCGGCCGGAACCCCGCACACGGTCTTCCCGCTCGACCCCACGTCGCTGATCGCTCACGCGGGCGGCACGCTGGTGGACGTCCGCGAGCGTACGGCGTGA
- a CDS encoding DUF817 domain-containing protein — MGTIVHWTQQLLRFGWLQARCCAFAVALVGGIAVSALLPELPIARYDLVLLYGILLAVLARKLGWDSARDTAVIAGCHLIGLIFELVKVRMGSWVYPEEALTKVGGVPLYGGFLYAAVGSYVCRSWHLLELRLDGYRPRIMAALAGAVYLNFFSHHWLPDIRWALAALLVCATAGTWVGYRVGAHAYRMPLALAFVLIGFFLWVAENIATYVGAWSYPDQLGGWQPVSVAKFGAWALLISVTFVLAAGQRRTAAPAAPRLS; from the coding sequence ATGGGAACGATCGTGCACTGGACACAACAGCTGCTCCGCTTCGGCTGGCTGCAGGCCCGCTGCTGCGCCTTCGCGGTCGCGCTCGTCGGCGGCATCGCCGTCTCGGCCCTGCTGCCCGAACTGCCGATCGCCCGTTACGACCTGGTGCTGCTGTACGGGATCCTGCTCGCGGTACTGGCCAGGAAGCTCGGGTGGGACAGCGCACGCGACACCGCGGTGATCGCCGGCTGCCATCTCATCGGGCTGATCTTCGAGCTGGTCAAGGTGCGGATGGGGTCCTGGGTCTACCCCGAGGAGGCGCTGACGAAGGTCGGGGGCGTGCCGCTGTACGGCGGCTTTCTGTACGCGGCCGTGGGCAGCTATGTCTGCCGCTCCTGGCACCTCCTCGAACTGCGCCTGGACGGCTACCGGCCGCGGATCATGGCCGCCCTCGCCGGCGCCGTCTATCTGAACTTCTTCAGCCACCACTGGCTGCCCGACATCCGCTGGGCGCTGGCCGCGCTGCTGGTGTGCGCGACCGCCGGGACATGGGTGGGCTACCGGGTGGGGGCGCACGCCTACCGCATGCCGCTCGCCCTGGCGTTCGTGCTCATCGGGTTCTTCCTCTGGGTCGCGGAGAACATCGCGACGTACGTGGGTGCCTGGAGCTATCCGGACCAGCTCGGCGGCTGGCAGCCGGTGTCGGTGGCGAAGTTCGGGGCGTGGGCGCTGCTGATCAGCGTCACCTTCGTACTGGCGGCGGGGCAGCGTCGTACCGCGGCCCCGGCCGCGCCCCGGCTGTCGTAG
- a CDS encoding dolichyl-phosphate-mannose--protein mannosyltransferase: MTSTAPETLQGKAAEQQPPGWQQRLRRFGYVPQPVIGLRERLVPPYTRPSGRLWPVFGIPPVAAEWVLKLAAWGGPLLVALVAGVLRFWNLGKPKAVIFDETYYAKDAWALINQGYEGSWPKDVDARILKDPSSVPIPDDPGYVVHPPVGKWVIGLGEQLIGFTPFGWRFMVAVLGTLSVLMLCRIGRRLFRSTFLGCVAGVLLTFDGLHFVMSRTALLDQVLTFFVLAAFGCLVIDRDWARRRLAAALPTDPDGVLRPDAMVAERLRLGWRPWRLTAGVMLGLAAGTKWNGLVVMAVFCVMTVLWDVGSRRTAGAVQPYKAVLLKDLVPAFVSTVPVAIVTYIASWTGWIVTDKGYFRNWAATDGKDSSWSWLFPDWWRSLWHYENRVYDFHVELTSGHTYESNAWSWLVLGRPVSYYYEDPKAGHGGCPAGTADKCASEVLALGTPLLWWAACFAICYILWRWLFRRDWRAGAIAGAIAAGWVPWLHYQERTIFLFYAVVFVPYLCLAVAMMIGAILGPPGSDERRRAIGAIGAGVLVLLIIWNFIYFYPLYTGRPIPVEEWRNRMWLDSWV; this comes from the coding sequence GTGACCAGTACCGCGCCAGAGACCCTGCAGGGCAAGGCCGCCGAGCAACAGCCGCCCGGCTGGCAGCAGCGGCTGCGCAGATTCGGCTACGTTCCGCAGCCCGTGATCGGGCTGCGTGAGCGCCTGGTACCGCCGTACACCCGCCCGTCCGGGCGGCTGTGGCCGGTGTTCGGGATCCCTCCGGTGGCCGCGGAGTGGGTACTCAAGCTCGCCGCATGGGGCGGTCCGCTGCTGGTCGCGCTGGTCGCGGGAGTGCTGCGGTTCTGGAACCTCGGCAAGCCCAAGGCGGTGATATTCGACGAGACGTACTACGCCAAGGACGCCTGGGCCCTGATCAATCAGGGGTACGAGGGCAGCTGGCCGAAGGACGTCGACGCGCGGATCCTCAAGGACCCCTCGTCGGTTCCGATCCCGGACGACCCCGGCTATGTGGTGCATCCACCGGTCGGCAAGTGGGTCATCGGCCTCGGCGAGCAGCTCATCGGCTTCACGCCCTTCGGCTGGCGCTTCATGGTCGCCGTGCTCGGCACGCTGTCGGTGCTGATGCTCTGCCGGATCGGCCGACGGCTGTTCCGCTCGACGTTCCTGGGCTGTGTGGCGGGCGTGCTGCTCACCTTCGACGGGCTGCACTTCGTGATGAGCCGCACGGCGCTGCTCGACCAGGTGCTGACGTTCTTCGTGCTGGCCGCCTTCGGGTGTCTGGTCATCGACCGGGACTGGGCGCGACGGCGCCTCGCGGCGGCACTGCCAACGGATCCCGACGGGGTGCTGCGACCGGACGCGATGGTCGCGGAGAGGCTGCGGCTCGGCTGGCGGCCGTGGCGGCTGACGGCGGGCGTGATGCTGGGACTTGCCGCGGGCACCAAGTGGAACGGCCTCGTGGTGATGGCCGTGTTCTGTGTGATGACTGTGCTGTGGGACGTGGGCTCGCGGCGGACGGCCGGCGCGGTGCAGCCGTACAAAGCGGTCCTCCTGAAGGACCTCGTGCCCGCGTTCGTCTCGACGGTCCCCGTGGCGATCGTGACGTACATCGCGTCCTGGACCGGCTGGATCGTCACGGACAAGGGGTACTTCAGGAACTGGGCGGCGACGGACGGGAAGGACAGCAGCTGGAGCTGGCTGTTCCCGGACTGGTGGCGCAGCCTGTGGCACTACGAGAACCGGGTCTACGACTTCCACGTCGAGCTGACCTCCGGGCACACCTACGAGTCCAACGCCTGGAGCTGGCTCGTGCTGGGCCGCCCGGTCTCGTACTACTACGAGGACCCGAAGGCGGGCCACGGCGGGTGCCCGGCGGGCACCGCCGACAAGTGCGCCAGCGAGGTTCTGGCGCTGGGCACACCGCTGCTGTGGTGGGCGGCCTGTTTCGCGATCTGCTACATCCTGTGGCGCTGGCTGTTCCGCCGCGACTGGCGGGCGGGCGCGATCGCCGGCGCGATCGCGGCGGGCTGGGTGCCCTGGCTGCACTACCAGGAGCGCACGATCTTCCTGTTCTACGCGGTCGTGTTCGTGCCGTACCTGTGTCTGGCGGTGGCGATGATGATCGGCGCGATCCTGGGGCCACCGGGCTCGGACGAACGGCGGCGGGCGATCGGGGCGATCGGCGCCGGGGTGCTGGTACTGCTGATCATCTGGAACTTCATCTACTTCTATCCGCTGTACACGGGCAGACCGATCCCGGTCGAGGAGTGGCGCAACAGGATGTGGCTGGACAGCTGGGTGTAG
- the cbiQ gene encoding cobalt ECF transporter T component CbiQ: MGAGHSHKLYRHGHSPVHELPAHCKLAAVFCFVLVVVSTPREAVWAFGLYAVLLAVVAGVSRVPAGFLLRRLLIEIPFVAFAFLMPFVVPGEQISVLGISLSVPGLWGAWNILAKGTLGVAASVLLASTTDLRSLLLGLQRLKLPPMLVQIASFMIRYGDVISDEMRRMSIARRSRGFEASGVRHWGVLAKSAGALFIRSYERGERVHLAMVSRGYTGTMPVIDEVTASRTQWSQAAALPLTALAVCLLGWTL; this comes from the coding sequence ATGGGCGCGGGACACAGCCACAAGCTCTACCGGCACGGCCACTCGCCGGTCCACGAACTGCCCGCACACTGCAAGCTCGCTGCCGTCTTCTGCTTCGTCCTGGTGGTCGTCTCCACCCCCCGCGAGGCGGTCTGGGCCTTCGGTCTGTACGCAGTGCTGCTCGCGGTCGTCGCGGGCGTGTCCCGTGTCCCCGCCGGTTTTCTGCTGCGCCGGCTCCTCATCGAGATCCCGTTCGTGGCCTTCGCGTTCCTGATGCCCTTCGTGGTGCCCGGTGAGCAGATCTCCGTACTGGGCATCTCGCTCAGCGTCCCCGGACTGTGGGGCGCGTGGAACATCCTGGCCAAGGGGACGCTGGGTGTCGCCGCCTCCGTCCTCCTCGCCTCGACGACCGATCTGCGCTCCCTGCTGCTCGGTCTGCAACGCCTCAAACTGCCGCCGATGCTGGTCCAGATCGCGTCCTTCATGATCCGTTACGGCGATGTCATCAGCGACGAGATGCGCCGGATGTCGATCGCACGCAGGTCGCGCGGGTTCGAGGCGAGCGGTGTGCGCCACTGGGGCGTCCTCGCCAAATCCGCGGGCGCGCTCTTCATCCGCTCCTACGAGCGCGGTGAGCGGGTACATCTGGCCATGGTGAGCCGGGGGTACACGGGGACCATGCCGGTCATCGACGAGGTGACCGCGAGCCGTACGCAGTGGTCGCAGGCCGCCGCACTCCCGCTGACCGCTCTCGCGGTCTGTCTGCTTGGCTGGACCCTATGA
- a CDS encoding energy-coupling factor ABC transporter permease, which produces MHVPDGFINAPVSVAAGAAAAGAVAVSLRGARRELGGSPVALAGADRTAPLAGLVAAFIFAVQMLNFPVAAGTSGHLLGGALAAILVGPFTGVLCISVVLLMQGLLFADGGLTALGVNITVMGVITVLVAYGLFRGLVKVLPRTRRSITAASFVAALVSVPAAAAAFTLLYAVGGLTEVPVGTVLSAMVGVHVLIGIGEAAITMLTVGAVIAVRPDLVYGARGLSAPLKLRVGGELVDAAPSPAPVSAPVAAGSPRKLWLAGLATALVLAGFGSFYASASPDGLEKVAADKGIDKTVEEHAAADSPLADYGIKDISNARISGGLAGVIGVGATVVVGTGIFWVVRSRRTTTDAGPARVPDSV; this is translated from the coding sequence ATGCACGTACCCGACGGATTCATCAATGCACCCGTCTCAGTGGCCGCAGGCGCCGCCGCCGCAGGGGCCGTTGCCGTCAGCCTGCGCGGCGCCCGCCGTGAACTGGGCGGTTCACCCGTGGCACTGGCCGGCGCGGACCGCACCGCACCGCTGGCCGGGCTCGTCGCCGCCTTCATCTTCGCCGTACAGATGCTGAACTTCCCCGTCGCGGCCGGCACCAGCGGACATCTGCTGGGCGGCGCGCTCGCCGCGATCCTCGTCGGTCCGTTCACCGGCGTGCTCTGCATATCCGTCGTGCTGCTGATGCAGGGCCTCCTCTTCGCGGACGGCGGACTCACCGCGCTCGGCGTGAACATCACCGTCATGGGCGTGATCACGGTCCTCGTCGCGTACGGACTCTTCCGCGGCCTGGTCAAGGTCCTGCCGCGCACCCGCCGCTCGATCACCGCCGCGTCCTTCGTCGCCGCGCTGGTCTCCGTGCCGGCCGCGGCCGCGGCCTTCACCCTGCTCTACGCCGTCGGCGGCCTCACCGAGGTCCCGGTCGGCACCGTGCTCTCCGCGATGGTCGGCGTCCACGTCCTGATCGGCATCGGCGAAGCCGCGATCACCATGCTGACGGTCGGTGCCGTCATCGCCGTACGGCCGGATCTGGTCTACGGGGCCCGCGGGCTCTCCGCCCCGCTCAAGCTGCGCGTCGGCGGGGAGCTGGTCGACGCCGCGCCCTCGCCCGCACCCGTCTCCGCGCCGGTCGCCGCAGGCTCACCCCGCAAGCTCTGGCTGGCCGGCCTGGCCACCGCCCTCGTCCTCGCCGGCTTCGGCTCCTTCTACGCCTCCGCCAGCCCCGACGGCCTGGAGAAGGTCGCCGCCGACAAGGGCATCGACAAGACGGTCGAGGAGCACGCCGCCGCCGACTCCCCGCTCGCCGACTACGGCATCAAGGACATCTCCAACGCCCGGATCTCCGGCGGCCTCGCCGGCGTGATCGGCGTCGGCGCCACGGTCGTCGTGGGCACCGGCATCTTCTGGGTGGTGCGCAGCCGCCGTACCACCACCGACGCCGGCCCCGCCCGCGTACCGGACTCCGTCTGA